From the Thermus brockianus genome, the window GCAAGGGCCTCGGGTCCGCCTTCAAGATGTAAAGCTCTAGCCGGGCAAAGCCCTGGCCCTCCTTGGCCTGGCCCACGAGCCTCCAGGCCGGCCCCTCGGGCAGGCGCTCCTCGCCGGCTAGGCGCAGGCTTACCCGCTCGCTTAGGGCCTTCAGGTCGCCCAAGCCCTGAGGGCTAAAGCCCAGGCCCTGCACCTGGGCCTTCTCCTTGGGGCTGATGATGAGCTGGTTGGTGAGGTAGAGGTAGTTCCAGACCTCCTTCTCGGTGACCACGGTAAAGTTGCCCTCCAAGGAACCCGGCTTGAGGAACTCTATGCGGTAAAGGTTTTCCTTGGGCAAGGCGTAGACCCGGGCCTGGAGGTTCTCGGTGCCGGAAGGGCCTTGAACCTGGCCCTGCACCACGGCCTGCCAGGGGCTGGCCAGGTTTTTCTCCACCAGTTCCAAGATCTCCGCCACGGACTGGGCCAGGGTCAAACCCATAAGCCCAAGGGCCAAGATCCAAAAGGGGCTTCGCCGCACGCTCATGGCCACCTCCAGGTGTACCGAACCCAGGCGTAGGGGGACCCTTGGTGGCCCGCCTCGAGGCCCAGGTCCCCCAACCACACCCCGAGGCTACCCGCCCAAGGGTAGGAAAGGGTGAGATGGAGGCTAGCCTCCCCTAAGTAAAGCCCCGCCTCCAGCCGGTTCACCCCACCCAGGCGGAGGAGGAGGTCCAACACCTCCCCTTCCTCCCCCACCTCCCCCTTGAAGCCCAAAAGGGCGTAGGGCCCGGAGGAAACCCCTAGCCCCAGGGTGTAGGTGGCCTCCTGGCGGAAGGCGTAGCTCCCCTCCAAGCGCCAAACCCCGTAAAGCCCCGGTTGCAGGCCGAAGGTGGCGGGCCGGGAAGGGGTGTTCCCTGCCGCCTCCACACCCCAAACCTCCCTAGGGGTGGCCCGGTAGCGCAGGGCTAGCCGCCCGAAAAACCCCGCCTCGGGGAAAAGGGGGAAAGCCCCTTGGGGCCGGTACCCAAGCCGCCCCTCCGCCGCCAGGGGCCCCGCGCCGCCCTCCAGGAAAAGGGCACCCCCTAGGCCCCCTTCCCCCACCTCCCCTTGGGCCCCATAGGCCAAATAGCCCAAAGGCCCCAGGGATAGGCTTCCCAGGTAGCCCAAGGCCCCCCGCCCCACCTGCCCCTTCAGGTAAACCTCCCCTTCCCCCAGGGCGAAAGCGGCTTCCAGGGCCGGGGTCACCCCGCCCGGGGCCCCGTAAAGCCCCGCCTCCAGCCGCCCCTGGGCCAGGGCCAGGCCCAAAAGGAAAAGAAGCGCCACTTTCCTCATACCGCCACCTGCCTTTGGAAGCGGGCCGAGGCCAGGAAGAGGACCAAGAGGGAGAAGAGGGCCAAGGCCAGGAGATGGGGCCAGAGCACCCCAAAGCCCACCCCTTTGAGCATCACCCCCCGCAGGACCTCAATGAGGTAGCGGGCGGGCACCAAGTAGGAAAGTATCTGGAAAAAGCGGGGCATGCCGTCTATGGGAAAGACGAAGCCCGAAAGGAAGATGGTGGGAAAGGCATAGGCGTAGGTGCCGAAGACCGCCTGCACCTGGGTACGGGCCAGGGTGGAGATCAAAACCCCCGCCGCCAAGGAGCCCAAGACGAAGAGGAACATGGCG encodes:
- a CDS encoding outer membrane lipoprotein carrier protein LolA, giving the protein MSVRRSPFWILALGLMGLTLAQSVAEILELVEKNLASPWQAVVQGQVQGPSGTENLQARVYALPKENLYRIEFLKPGSLEGNFTVVTEKEVWNYLYLTNQLIISPKEKAQVQGLGFSPQGLGDLKALSERVSLRLAGEERLPEGPAWRLVGQAKEGQGFARLELYILKADPRPLRFLFLDEAGKVLADLKVVEFKRASLTPSQLKRYPKDAQVVRR